The sequence below is a genomic window from Candidatus Methanoplasma termitum.
ACGGAATTCATACGCAATATGCAACTGATCCGGAAGGCGACCCATAAAGGGCGCATTCCGGACAGCATCCAAGGCGAGACGTTCGTTCTTATTTTCATAAAAGAAAGACATGGTAAGATCATTCCCAGTGACATCAGTGATGCTATCGGTGTCAGCTCTGCGCGTGTCGCGACCGCATTGAACAGCCTTGAGAATAAAGGACTCATCACTCGGAGGATCGACAGCGACGACAGACGCAAGATCATCGTGGAATTGACCCCGGAAGGCATGAAGCTTGCGGAAGAACGCAAAAAGGCGCACACTGAGAGGATCGGAGCAATGCTTGCGCTGCTGGGAGAGGAGGACTCGGCAGAGCTCGTAAGGATCGTCGGCAGATTGTCGGATATCATTTCAAAAGATTCGACGCTTTGCGACAGATGATCCGATGATGCATATTCACAACACAACCCGGCGTTAGAGGATGATATTGCGACCGGGACTCCATACTGACTTTAAACAACGACAAAAAACAGGGTAAAACTATGTTCAAAAGTATATTAAAATACCTAACGAAAAAAGAATGGGGCTTGATAGTGATAATCGGCATTATCAATGTAATTCAGGTCTGGCTCAATCTTAAGATTCCTGAATACATGGGCATAATAACACGATATATCACTAATTCCAGCTATATTACGCCCGGAGACCCTCTCTTTATTGGGAAGGATGAGGTAATGAACCAGGTCTATTCCTATGGAGAATTAATGATCCTTTGTTCAATAGGGAGCTTGATCACAACTATTGTGATCTGCTACATCGCATCAAGAGTGGCCTCAAGATTGTCGCAGGATTGCAGAAGCCGCATGTTCAACAGAGTGGACTCTTTCTCGATGGGAGACATCAATAAGTTCTCCATCGCAAGTCTGATCACACGTTCAACAAATGATGTCACACAAGTACAGATGATATTCACCTTTGGATTGCAGCTTATAATTTACGCACCAATGCTGGCAATAGGGGCCTTGTTCAAGATCACGGTCGCTAATTACGAATGGACGCTTGCGACAAGCATGGCTATGCTTCTGCTCGTTGTAATGTTCGTCATTGTCATGAAGGCGGTGATTCCGAAGTTCAAAAAGATGCAGACCCTTACAGATAATGTCAATGACCGGGCGAGGGAGAACTTGATGGGACTTCCCGTTGTGCGCGCCTATAATGCAGAGAAATATCAGGAAGAAAAATTTGAGAGAGCGAATGACGAGCTTGTGAAGACCCAACTATACACTACACACGGCATGGCGGTGATGTTCCCGTTCATAATGGTTATCATGAACTGCCTGATGCTGGCCATTTATTGGATAGGTGCGATAATCATCGGCAGAATCAACCCCGCGGATTTTGCGTCTATGCAAGACTACGGAGAGGCTGTCGGCGCATCTATTGGCAACATGATAGTGTTCTCGTCTTACGCCATGCAGATAATGATGGCAGTAATGATGCTCCTTATTCTTTTCATAATGTTGCCCAGAGCACAGGTGGCTGGAAGGCGTATCTATGAGGTCATCGAAACAGAACCTTCTATCAAAGATGGAGGTGTTGTTGAGCCGGATACCGGTCTGAAGGGCACTATCGAATTCAAAAATGTAAGCTTCAAATATCCGGGGGCGTCTGATTACGTTCTGAAGGACATAAGCTTCTCTGCCAAGCAAGGAGAAACCATTGCGTTTATCGGTTCTATAGGGAGTGGAAAGACCACCTTGGTCAATCTTGTCCCCAGATTCTATGATGTGAGTGAGGGTTCGGTCCTTGTTGACGGAGTGGATGTTCGAAACTATAAATTGGAATCACTTTACAACAAGATCGGATACATTCCCCAAAAAAGTGTACTGTTCACTGGAACAGTCACATCCAATGTGGCATTCGGTGAGAATGGAAAAGAGCAGGCAACCGAAGAGGATGTGAAGACGGCCGTCAGGATCGCTCAGGGACAGGACTTTGTCGAAAACATGAAGGACGGTTATGACTCCGAGATCGTACGCGGAGGTGCGAACCTTTCAGGCGGCCAGAAACAACGTGTTTCGATCGCGAGAGCGGTTTGCAGAAAGCCGGAGATATATATCTTTGACGACAGTTTCTCTGCTCTCGATTACAAGACCGACCGCGCCCTAAGAACGGCATTAAAAAAGGAAACAAGGGGTGTGACGAGCATGATCATCGCTCAACGCATCGGTACCATAATGGATGCGGATAAGATCGTTGTGCTTGATGAAGGCAAGGTTATGGGGATTGGGAAACACAGAGAACTTCTGTCGACCTGTAGCATTTACAAAGAGATTGCTATGTCTCAACTAAGCGAGGAGGAGTTGGCAATATGAGTGATGAAAGACCTATAAACAACTCCAACCGCGGTCCCGGACGAAACCGTGTAACAGAAAAGCCAAAAGATTTTAAAGGAACATGGGTCAAACTGATCAGGTATGGTAAGAATTTCCTTCCGCTCATTATCATCGTGATGGCGGTGGTGTGCGTTTCGACTGCATTACAGGTCATATCTCCAATTTACCTCGGAGACATGGCAACAGCGATCAGCGACATCATCAACCTCCACAGTCCGAATTTCCTTAAGCCTTTGGACATGGATTACATAGTGGGCATAGGAATGCTGCTGATATTCATGTTTGCGTTCGTTGCCATGTTCAACTTCACTCAGGGGTGGATACTGGCAACTGTCACTCAAAAGATATCAAAACAGATGAGGACAGATGTCTCGAAGAAGATCAACCGTCTGCCGTTCCGCTTCTTCCATAAGACAAGCTACGGCGATGTCATGAGTTATCTGACAAATGACATCGACACCATCGGAATGACCCTGAACCAGAGCCTTTCTGGACTATTCACATCGGTAGCGCTGCTTGTCGGTTCGGTGATAGCGATGCTCTTCACCAACTGGATAATGGCCGCTACAGCTATATTGTCAAGCTTGGCCGGGTTTGCGCTGATGGCAGTGATCATAAAAAGGTCTCAAAGATACTTTGCCGCTCAACAGCGCGATCTCGGAAACGTGAACGGCCACGTCGAGGAAGCGTACACAGGCCACACGATAATAAAGGCCTACAACAACAGCAAAGCGTTCAGGCAAAAATTCGAAGATATAAACAACAAGCTTTACGTAAGCGGATGGAAATCCCAATTCTTCTCCGGACTGACGTTCCCTCTGATGTCTTTCGTCGGAAACTTCGGTTATGTGATGGTCAGCATTGTCGGAGCCGTGCTCGTTGTGAATGGCTCGATCCCTTTCGGAACGATCGTAACGTTCATGATATTCGTAAGATTGTTCACACAGCCTCTGGCTCAATTGGCGCAGGCAGTTACTACCCTCCAGAGAACAGCGGCCGCAAGCGAGCGCGTGTTCACCTTCCTTGAAGTAGAAGAGATGGAGGATGAAAGCCAAAAAGTAAAGCGCCTGACCGGTGTGAAAGGACATGTGGAATTCAAGAATGTCAAGTTCGGATATGTTCCAGAAAAGACCGTCATCCATAACTTCTCGGCCGATGTCAAGGCCGGACAGAAGATAGCCATTGTGGGTCCGACAGGCGCGGGAAAGACCACATTGGTCAACCTTCTGATGCGGTTCTATGAGGTAGACGGCGGAGAGATATTGATCGATGGCGTACCTACTTCGGAGGTCCCTCGCGAAGACGTGCATAATCAATTCGGCATGGTCCTGCAGGACACCTGGTTATTTGAAGGCACCATCAAGGAGAACATCATCTATTCGGAAAAGAACATTACAGACGAACAAGTTGAGAATGCCTGCAAGACTGTAGGGCTGGATCACTTCATACAGACCCTCCCCGACAAGTACGACACGGTTCTCAATGAATCAATGAGCCTCTCCGAGGGCCAAAAACAACTGCTGACGATCGCGCGTGCGATCATCAAGGACTCGCCTCTGCTGATATTGGACGAGGCGACGAGTTCGGTCGACACGCGTACCGAACGCATAGTTCAGGCAGCAATGGATAAGTTGACCGTGGGCAGAACTTCATTCGTCATCGCACACAGATTGTCGACGATAAAGAACGCCGACAAGATCCTGGTTATAAGGGATGGGGATGTCGTCGAAAGCGGCAGTCACGATCAGCTGCTTGCAAAGAACGGCTTCTATGCCGGACTTTACAACAGCCAATTCGAAGGATGCGACGGATAACACGGCTATGCGAAGAACCAAACCTTTTTCCCAAACCTTTATTAATATAATATAAATCACAGACCTTATGAAAGCATTCCGCGTAACAGGCACATATGCTGACCCCAGGAAGAGACAGTCTTTCTCCATCGAGGTCTCCGCTGAGAATGAGGATGCATGCAGGGAGAAGACACTGTCCACTCTCGGCAGCAAACACAGACTCAAGAGATGGGAGATCGACATCACAGAGATCGTCGAACTCTCTCCCGATCAGGTCACGAACCACGTTGTAAAATACGATATCGAGGCATAAAAATGGAAGATGATGAGCTTCGTCAGGCGATGGCGGTCTTAGAGGCATACAGCGCCCAGCTAGAGGCTCTTAACAGGCAGGCCAGACTGCTTCAGGTCTCTCTTGAGGATACTACAAGAGCAAAAGAGGCGTTCAAAGCACTGGTCGATGCAAAAGAAGGGGATGACCTTCTGATCCCCGTCGGTGCATCCTCATTCGTTCACGCAAAGGCCACCGGCAACAAGAAGGCGATCGTGGGCATCGGCAACAGGCTATCCACAGAAAAAGATCTTGATGAAGCCATAACTTTCATGGAGAATCTGGTGAGCGACCTCTCAAAGTCTTTAAGAGAAGTTGTCGGCGCCATCAGCGAGATAGAGAGAACGGCCGCTGAACTGACGGCCGCCGTCCAGAACGAATATAGATACAGAGAGCAATCTGTACAGTGATACCGGTATGTTCGATTCTCTGAAATCCAAGCTCAAAGGTCTGGGCAAATCAGCTTCGAAGTTGGACTCCGAGAAGATCTATGAAGAAACTCCGAAAAAGAAGGATAAAATTATTGAGGAGGAGCCCCCCGATGAAGAAGAAGAACTCCATGCCGATGAAGTTGATGTTCCCGATGAGGACCTCGACGACGATGCCTTCTTCGAAAAATTGGAAAATGATTATCTTGAGGAGCGGGCAAAGGAATCCGGTTCCACTTATACTCCGATAAAGACGACCCCCTCAAACCCTGCAAAGTCCGAAAAACCTCAGCCAAAGAAAGAAGAGAAGGCAAAAGTAGCACCAAAGGTCGACGACTCTGCCGAGAAAAAAAGAGCGGCGGCAGAGGAGAAAGAAAGGTTGGCAGCCAAGAAAAAGGCGGAGGAAGAGGCCGCTGCAGAAGAGAAGAGACTTGCCAAGGCGGCGGAAAAAGAGAAGTCGTCAGCCAAGAAAAAGGCAAAGGAAGATGCCGAAGCCGAGAAGAAAAGACTTGCCGCATCTGCGGAAGAAGAAAGATTAGCCGCCAAGAAAAAGGCAAAGGAAGATGCCGAAGCGGCTGAGAGAGAAAGGTTAGCGGCCCAGAAAAGGGCGGAGGAAGAGGCCGCGGCAGAGAAGAAGAGAGTTGCCGCAGAGATGGCTGCCCTTGAGGCAGAAAAGGCCAGACCGGCTAAAGAGAAGGAGAAACCCGCCGCAGAACCAAAGAAGCCTGAGGCAGTTGAAGAAAAACCGATCTCGAGGAAAGAGTGGCTCAAACGCAATAAACAGAACCCCGCCGAGACCAGAGAGAAGAAAGTCTATCCTGCGGGAGAGATGGTCGGCGACTCGGGTAAAAGGATCAAAGATGACCCACTTGATGACCTCCTCGATGAATTAGAGGTCATACTTCTGGAATCCGATGTCGCTTATCCAGTCGTACAGGACATAATTCTCGGCGTAAGGGACAACCTGATCAACAAAAAATACGGAAGACAGTACACTCTCGAAGAGGTCGTCGAGACGGCCGTAAAAGAATCCGTAAGGAGGGTTCTGAAGATCAACGAGTTCGACTTTGACAGATGGTTCGAAGAACAGCCTAAACCCGTCGTGATAATGTTCGTCGGAATAAACGGGACTGGGAAAACAACAACTATCGCGAAGATCGCGAAAAGGCTGCTGGATCATGAGAGAAGCGTCGTTCTCGCAGCGTGCGACACTTTCAGGGCGGGGGCGATCGAACAACTGAGCATACACGCCGACAGACTCAATGTGAAGATCGTTAAGCATCAGCAGGATGCGGACCCGTCGGCGGTCGCATACGATGCGATAGAGCACGCCAAATCCAAGAGGAAAGATGCGGTCCTCATTGACACCGCCGGCCGCATGCAGACCAACAACAACCTCATTGACGAGATGAAAAAGATCGCAAGGATCTCAAAGCCGGCGTTGAAAGTATTCGTCGGGGATGCTTTGGCGGGCAACGATGCTATCGAACAGGCTAAGGTGTTCGATGCTGCGATCGGGATCGATGCGATAGTCCTTACAAAGATCGATACCGATGCAAAAGGCGGTGCGGCGCTTTCTATCGCACATACCATCGGAAAACCGATCGCCTTCGTATCAAACGGACAGGAATATAAGGACCTTCAGGTCTTCGATTCAAATTGGATGCTTGAGCGTCTTTTTGAAGAATAAAACATCTGGCTCTATGAGTGTTCAAACACAGAGTTTAAAGAACAGCGTTGCAAAGACCTTCGCATCTATCACTATATTGTCAATGACAACATACTCGTTCGGCCCGTGAAGTGTCCCGCCTCCGTTCTGCCATACATATGCGTCGTACCCTTCTTTTCTAAAGAAATTAGCGCATGTCGCCCCTCCGACACCGACCGGCCTCGGCCTTATTCCGATGACCGATTCTACGGAGTCCATAAGGGCTTCGAACACCTCCCCCTCTGTAGATGATGCGCCGCCTGCGGTGTGCCTCTGCAGTTCGATTATCTCTATCTTCGCCCCGGTCTTTTTCTCGTGTTCCTTTGCGACACGTTTTGCGACGGCGAGGATGTCGTCCTGCTTGTATTCCGGGAGGGCCCTGATATCCAATGAGAACTCGAAGTTGCCCGGTATCGTGTTCACATTCATCACGGTGCTGCTGCATTTGGTCGGCTCGAATGTGGACATCTTCGGAATGAACATGCCGTTCTCATTCGGAAATTCTTTTTCGAACCTTGCGAGCAGGTCCGTAAGGAATACGTTCCCCACTCTGAACGCGTTTATGCCCTTGTCCGGGGTCGATCCGTGCGTGGACTTGCCTGTGACGTTGAACTGTAGCCATATAAGATTCTTCTCGGCCACATCGACAAGATCTCCGTCTGGGCTTCCCCAGTCCGGCACTATGAAAACATCATCTTTGGAGAAGCATCCTTTTTTGATCAGATAGTCTATGCCCATCTTGCTGGACATCTCTTCGTCGGCAACATATGCTATGCCTATGGATCTCTTTGACAGCATCTCTTTCGGAATGAACTTGGAAGCGAACAGCGACGAGATCACTGCCTGACCATTGTCCTCCGTCCCGCGCCCATATATCTTTCCGTCCTTTACTACCGGGTCGAACGGATCTGTCTCCCAATCATTAAAATCGCCTACCGGCACGGTGTCTGTGTGAGCGATGATCCAAACGGTCCCTTTACCTTTACCATTCTTTTTTGCGAGTATGTTCGGCCTCATGACGTTGGGGTCGAAATCATCCTGTGCGTCGATCCTTATGACACTGTCGTACCCTTCCAGATATTTGGTCAACATGTCTGCCCTTTTGCCTTCGCCCGTTCCGCCATTCTCCGGAGCAATTGCAGGAATGCGGATCATCTCTGACATCACCCGCACCATGTCATCCCGAGACCTTTCGATCTTAGCAAGGATCCGCTCCAGTTCCATGATTGGAGATTGTCTGATATTGATAATATAGATTTGCTATCAACGAACAAAGATGGGGTTTGGTTAAGCTGTTTTGTGGCGTATGATCATTCTCTGCGTATGATCATTGTCACGGCGTTCCCGCCGCCGAGGCACAGCGTACAGAGTCCTGTCTCTTTATGCCGTTGTTTAAGCTCATATATCAGGGATGTCAGGATGCGCGATCCCGAGCATCCTATCGGATGGCCGAGCGCGACAGCCCCCCCGTTCACATTGAATATCTCATCTGGCACATTGAGTGCTTTCTTGACGGCGCAGGACGCTGTCGCAAAGGCTTCGTTGTGTTCGAACAGGTCAATGTCGTCCATCTTCATCCCGGCCCTCTTGAGGACGTGCTCTGTAGTGGGAATAGGGGCCTCCATAACAAATTCCGGCTTAACCCCCCTCTCGCCGTATGCCACTACGCTTGCCAGCGGTTTGAGGCCGCGTTCGTCCGCCCAAGATCTGGAAGCTACGATAACTGCCGCTGCCCCGTCGCTCAACTGGGAAGAGTTGCCGGCGGTGACCATTCCGCCTTCTTTGAACGCCGGCCTCAGCTTGGCAAGAGCCTCCATTGTTGTGTCTGCCCTCACTCCTTCGTCGGTATCGAACACTGTGTCGCCCTTCTTGGATCTTATTACATATGGGACGATCTCTTTTTTGAATTTGCCTGAAGCGATCGCGGCTGCGGCATTTTTGTTGCTGTCGAACGACAGTTTGTCGGCATCCTGCCTTGTGATACCAAATCTTTCTGCGACGATCTCCGCAGTGATCCCCATGTGTTGGTTACTGAAAATATCCCATAGGCCGTCGTGGATCATGGTATCGACCATTGTCTGGTCGCCCATCACGGCCCCCCACCTCATATTATCGACATGGTACGGAACATTGCTCATGCTTTCCATTCCGCCTGCGGCGATAACATTGTATTCGCCGGCTTTGATGGCGTCTGCTGCATTCATCACCGATTTAAGGCCCGAACCGCACACATCGTTAACGGTATACGAACCGATCTCTACCGGCATCCCCGCTGCGACGGCGGCCTGCCTTGCGGGATTCTGCCCGACCCCTGTTGAAACAACGTTTCCCATTATGCACTCTTCAATGTCTGCGGGACTCAGCTTCGCCCTTTTTATAGCCTCGATGAGGGTTGTCGCTCCGAGTTCTGTTACCTTTATGCCTTTGAGCGATTTACCATATTTTCCTATCGCAGTCCTTGCTGCGCTGAGTATTACAACTTCTTCCATAGTGCCCGAACCTACCGTATCCTATTAAAAAAGAGTATATATTGGTGTCGGGGGTCACATACGCATATTGACGAACTCAAGCGGCGGTTCGGTCCCTGTCATCTTCAGCGGCTTTGACAAGTGCCGTCTGGCGGCCGC
It includes:
- the ftsY gene encoding signal recognition particle-docking protein FtsY codes for the protein MFDSLKSKLKGLGKSASKLDSEKIYEETPKKKDKIIEEEPPDEEEELHADEVDVPDEDLDDDAFFEKLENDYLEERAKESGSTYTPIKTTPSNPAKSEKPQPKKEEKAKVAPKVDDSAEKKRAAAEEKERLAAKKKAEEEAAAEEKRLAKAAEKEKSSAKKKAKEDAEAEKKRLAASAEEERLAAKKKAKEDAEAAERERLAAQKRAEEEAAAEKKRVAAEMAALEAEKARPAKEKEKPAAEPKKPEAVEEKPISRKEWLKRNKQNPAETREKKVYPAGEMVGDSGKRIKDDPLDDLLDELEVILLESDVAYPVVQDIILGVRDNLINKKYGRQYTLEEVVETAVKESVRRVLKINEFDFDRWFEEQPKPVVIMFVGINGTGKTTTIAKIAKRLLDHERSVVLAACDTFRAGAIEQLSIHADRLNVKIVKHQQDADPSAVAYDAIEHAKSKRKDAVLIDTAGRMQTNNNLIDEMKKIARISKPALKVFVGDALAGNDAIEQAKVFDAAIGIDAIVLTKIDTDAKGGAALSIAHTIGKPIAFVSNGQEYKDLQVFDSNWMLERLFEE
- a CDS encoding M20 family metallo-hydrolase, whose protein sequence is MELERILAKIERSRDDMVRVMSEMIRIPAIAPENGGTGEGKRADMLTKYLEGYDSVIRIDAQDDFDPNVMRPNILAKKNGKGKGTVWIIAHTDTVPVGDFNDWETDPFDPVVKDGKIYGRGTEDNGQAVISSLFASKFIPKEMLSKRSIGIAYVADEEMSSKMGIDYLIKKGCFSKDDVFIVPDWGSPDGDLVDVAEKNLIWLQFNVTGKSTHGSTPDKGINAFRVGNVFLTDLLARFEKEFPNENGMFIPKMSTFEPTKCSSTVMNVNTIPGNFEFSLDIRALPEYKQDDILAVAKRVAKEHEKKTGAKIEIIELQRHTAGGASSTEGEVFEALMDSVESVIGIRPRPVGVGGATCANFFRKEGYDAYVWQNGGGTLHGPNEYVVIDNIVIDAKVFATLFFKLCV
- the pfdA gene encoding prefoldin subunit alpha, yielding MEDDELRQAMAVLEAYSAQLEALNRQARLLQVSLEDTTRAKEAFKALVDAKEGDDLLIPVGASSFVHAKATGNKKAIVGIGNRLSTEKDLDEAITFMENLVSDLSKSLREVVGAISEIERTAAELTAAVQNEYRYREQSVQ
- a CDS encoding ABC transporter ATP-binding protein is translated as MFKSILKYLTKKEWGLIVIIGIINVIQVWLNLKIPEYMGIITRYITNSSYITPGDPLFIGKDEVMNQVYSYGELMILCSIGSLITTIVICYIASRVASRLSQDCRSRMFNRVDSFSMGDINKFSIASLITRSTNDVTQVQMIFTFGLQLIIYAPMLAIGALFKITVANYEWTLATSMAMLLLVVMFVIVMKAVIPKFKKMQTLTDNVNDRARENLMGLPVVRAYNAEKYQEEKFERANDELVKTQLYTTHGMAVMFPFIMVIMNCLMLAIYWIGAIIIGRINPADFASMQDYGEAVGASIGNMIVFSSYAMQIMMAVMMLLILFIMLPRAQVAGRRIYEVIETEPSIKDGGVVEPDTGLKGTIEFKNVSFKYPGASDYVLKDISFSAKQGETIAFIGSIGSGKTTLVNLVPRFYDVSEGSVLVDGVDVRNYKLESLYNKIGYIPQKSVLFTGTVTSNVAFGENGKEQATEEDVKTAVRIAQGQDFVENMKDGYDSEIVRGGANLSGGQKQRVSIARAVCRKPEIYIFDDSFSALDYKTDRALRTALKKETRGVTSMIIAQRIGTIMDADKIVVLDEGKVMGIGKHRELLSTCSIYKEIAMSQLSEEELAI
- a CDS encoding ABC transporter ATP-binding protein encodes the protein MSDERPINNSNRGPGRNRVTEKPKDFKGTWVKLIRYGKNFLPLIIIVMAVVCVSTALQVISPIYLGDMATAISDIINLHSPNFLKPLDMDYIVGIGMLLIFMFAFVAMFNFTQGWILATVTQKISKQMRTDVSKKINRLPFRFFHKTSYGDVMSYLTNDIDTIGMTLNQSLSGLFTSVALLVGSVIAMLFTNWIMAATAILSSLAGFALMAVIIKRSQRYFAAQQRDLGNVNGHVEEAYTGHTIIKAYNNSKAFRQKFEDINNKLYVSGWKSQFFSGLTFPLMSFVGNFGYVMVSIVGAVLVVNGSIPFGTIVTFMIFVRLFTQPLAQLAQAVTTLQRTAAASERVFTFLEVEEMEDESQKVKRLTGVKGHVEFKNVKFGYVPEKTVIHNFSADVKAGQKIAIVGPTGAGKTTLVNLLMRFYEVDGGEILIDGVPTSEVPREDVHNQFGMVLQDTWLFEGTIKENIIYSEKNITDEQVENACKTVGLDHFIQTLPDKYDTVLNESMSLSEGQKQLLTIARAIIKDSPLLILDEATSSVDTRTERIVQAAMDKLTVGRTSFVIAHRLSTIKNADKILVIRDGDVVESGSHDQLLAKNGFYAGLYNSQFEGCDG
- a CDS encoding thiolase family protein; its protein translation is MEEVVILSAARTAIGKYGKSLKGIKVTELGATTLIEAIKRAKLSPADIEECIMGNVVSTGVGQNPARQAAVAAGMPVEIGSYTVNDVCGSGLKSVMNAADAIKAGEYNVIAAGGMESMSNVPYHVDNMRWGAVMGDQTMVDTMIHDGLWDIFSNQHMGITAEIVAERFGITRQDADKLSFDSNKNAAAAIASGKFKKEIVPYVIRSKKGDTVFDTDEGVRADTTMEALAKLRPAFKEGGMVTAGNSSQLSDGAAAVIVASRSWADERGLKPLASVVAYGERGVKPEFVMEAPIPTTEHVLKRAGMKMDDIDLFEHNEAFATASCAVKKALNVPDEIFNVNGGAVALGHPIGCSGSRILTSLIYELKQRHKETGLCTLCLGGGNAVTMIIRRE
- a CDS encoding MarR family winged helix-turn-helix transcriptional regulator is translated as MNYDDLTTEFIRNMQLIRKATHKGRIPDSIQGETFVLIFIKERHGKIIPSDISDAIGVSSARVATALNSLENKGLITRRIDSDDRRKIIVELTPEGMKLAEERKKAHTERIGAMLALLGEEDSAELVRIVGRLSDIISKDSTLCDR
- the rpl18a gene encoding 50S ribosomal protein L18Ae, giving the protein MKAFRVTGTYADPRKRQSFSIEVSAENEDACREKTLSTLGSKHRLKRWEIDITEIVELSPDQVTNHVVKYDIEA